From Pontibacter actiniarum, a single genomic window includes:
- a CDS encoding CaiB/BaiF CoA transferase family protein, protein MAEHIFKDMLVLELASVLAGPSVGQFFAELGAQVLKVENAATRGDVTRNWKLASEPSGTDTPAYFCAANWGKASLALDLTQAAQLQQLYSLVQQADIVIASYKPGDAEKLQVGYDTLKNINPRLLYGHITGYGPHDTRAGYDAVVQAESGFMYLNGEAGGPPVKMPVALMDILTAHQLKEGLLVALLQRERTRQGQLVQVSLLQAAVSALANQATNYLVAGQEPQRMGSEHPNIVPYGSVYTGRCGKQLVLAIGDDRQFSRLCAILGAEEMALDPKYKTNAARVLHRQEVNEKLRQLIGRHGREELLQRLHAQHVPAGAVRTIPEVFALPQAQQMLLHCQGARPGLRQVAFQLQGQENQALTPPPSYQD, encoded by the coding sequence ATGGCGGAACACATCTTTAAAGACATGCTGGTGCTCGAACTGGCAAGCGTGCTGGCCGGGCCAAGCGTCGGGCAGTTCTTTGCGGAGCTAGGCGCCCAGGTTCTTAAGGTAGAGAATGCCGCCACCCGCGGCGACGTTACCCGCAACTGGAAGCTTGCATCCGAACCCTCCGGCACCGACACGCCCGCTTATTTCTGCGCCGCCAACTGGGGCAAAGCCTCCCTGGCCCTGGACCTGACACAGGCCGCGCAACTGCAGCAACTCTACAGCCTGGTGCAGCAGGCCGATATAGTGATTGCCAGCTACAAGCCCGGCGATGCGGAAAAGCTGCAGGTAGGCTACGATACGCTGAAAAACATAAATCCGCGCCTGCTTTATGGGCACATTACCGGCTACGGCCCGCACGATACACGGGCAGGCTACGATGCGGTCGTGCAGGCGGAGAGCGGCTTCATGTACCTGAACGGGGAGGCAGGCGGCCCGCCGGTAAAGATGCCGGTGGCGCTGATGGACATCCTGACGGCGCACCAGCTGAAAGAGGGGCTGCTGGTGGCGCTGCTGCAGCGGGAGCGTACCAGGCAGGGGCAACTGGTGCAGGTGTCGCTGCTGCAGGCAGCAGTATCGGCACTGGCAAACCAGGCGACGAACTACCTGGTGGCAGGGCAGGAGCCGCAGCGGATGGGCTCTGAGCACCCGAATATTGTGCCTTACGGGTCGGTTTACACGGGTCGCTGCGGAAAGCAACTGGTGCTGGCTATCGGCGACGACAGGCAGTTTAGCAGGCTCTGTGCCATACTTGGCGCGGAGGAGATGGCCCTTGACCCCAAGTATAAAACGAACGCTGCGCGGGTGCTGCACCGGCAGGAGGTAAACGAAAAGCTGCGCCAGTTAATTGGCCGCCACGGGCGGGAGGAGCTGCTGCAGCGCTTGCACGCGCAGCATGTGCCTGCGGGGGCGGTGCGCACCATCCCGGAGGTTTTCGCGCTCCCCCAGGCGCAGCAGATGCTCCTGCACTGCCAGGGCGCCAGGCCAGGGCTGCGGCAGGTCGCGTTTCAGCTACAGGGCCAGGAAAATCAGGCGCTTACCCCACCACCGAGCTATCAGGACTAA
- a CDS encoding phenylalanine 4-monooxygenase: MSTTEPMNLKQNYSSYTAENHNVWTILFDRQLENLPDKAIPEFMDGLQKVGFTRERIPNFEEVNQRIKPITGFEVVAAPGIVDDALFFQLIANKQFPATVWVRRMDQLDYLEEPDMFHDVFGHVPLLTIPVYCDFLARLSAMALQHIDRPDIIDRLTRIYWYTIEFGLFRKPGEQAKIYGAGILSSVGESKLSVSEESVKYDFDVKHILDTSYIKETFQSQYFCIESFEQLLHSLPQIEEAIQQLREEPVETC; the protein is encoded by the coding sequence ATATCAACCACAGAACCTATGAACCTGAAACAGAACTACAGCTCCTACACCGCAGAAAACCATAACGTATGGACCATCCTGTTTGACCGCCAGCTAGAGAACCTGCCTGATAAAGCCATCCCAGAGTTTATGGACGGCCTGCAGAAAGTGGGCTTCACCCGCGAGCGCATCCCGAACTTTGAGGAGGTAAACCAGCGCATAAAGCCGATCACCGGCTTTGAGGTGGTGGCCGCCCCCGGTATTGTAGACGATGCCCTGTTCTTCCAGCTGATTGCCAACAAGCAGTTCCCGGCAACCGTTTGGGTGCGCCGCATGGACCAGCTCGACTACCTGGAGGAGCCCGACATGTTCCATGATGTGTTCGGCCACGTGCCGCTCCTCACCATTCCGGTTTACTGCGATTTCCTGGCCCGGCTGTCGGCAATGGCGCTGCAGCACATCGACAGGCCGGACATCATAGACCGCCTGACGCGCATCTACTGGTACACCATTGAGTTCGGCCTGTTCCGCAAACCGGGCGAGCAAGCGAAGATTTACGGCGCCGGCATCCTTTCGTCCGTCGGGGAAAGCAAGCTGTCGGTTTCTGAGGAGAGCGTGAAGTATGATTTTGACGTCAAGCACATCCTCGACACCTCTTACATCAAGGAGACCTTCCAGAGCCAGTACTTCTGCATTGAGAGTTTTGAGCAGCTACTGCACAGCCTGCCGCAGATCGAAGAGGCTATTCAGCAGCTGCGCGAGGAGCCAGTGGAGACGTGCTAA